One segment of Pseudodesulfovibrio sp. 5S69 DNA contains the following:
- the ligA gene encoding NAD-dependent DNA ligase LigA, with the protein MVPDSVAERAAFLREKIEYHNHRYYVLDDPEISDQEFDVLFRELAAIEAEHPELDDPNSPTKRVGGEPAEGFIPYEHALRLYSLDNAMDLDAWYAFHERVAKGVGTSDVAYWADPKMDGLALEVIYENGRYVRGATRGDGLVGEDVTGNMRTVMNLPMTLHGGDVPELIEVRGEVIMSNKDFAALNARQEEKGDKVFANPRNAAAGTIRQLDPKVAASRPLRFMAYGVGRVQWAGRGADWATQQELMEGLRGLGFAIPPDVKLCASAREVADYFQKLMAMRATLPFEIDGMVAKVNDRGMQEALGYTSRAPRWALALKFPAHQTRTRLNAIRIQVGRTGVLTPVAELEPVELAGVVVSNATLHNKGYIAERDLRVGDTVLIQRAGDVIPQVLSADLEQRPDNAEPFTFPDTCPVCESPAVEDGERVVCTNPACPAKTVQRLIHFVSKAGLDMEGVGKQWVRKLAEDGVLNTPADLFTLKKTDLLKYERMGDKSAENFIKAIQKAKEVAPLWRLIAGLGIRHIGEQAARALAARFKDLDALFASTLDELTELDGIGGIMAESILDFRVDASNRAMIEQFKEAGLHPEGGPAAAASDDAPLAGKVFLFTGTLPVTRDEAHAMVEARGGVPVKSISKKVDYLVAGEKAGSKVAKAEKLGIEVIDFAAFKALLEGKTAARQKSLLDF; encoded by the coding sequence ATGGTTCCTGACAGCGTTGCCGAGCGCGCGGCCTTTCTGCGCGAAAAAATCGAATATCACAACCACCGTTACTACGTCCTGGACGATCCCGAGATATCGGATCAGGAGTTCGACGTCCTGTTCCGCGAACTGGCCGCCATCGAGGCCGAGCATCCCGAGCTGGACGACCCCAACTCCCCGACCAAGCGGGTGGGCGGCGAGCCCGCCGAGGGGTTCATCCCCTACGAGCACGCCCTGCGGCTGTACTCCCTGGACAACGCCATGGACCTGGACGCCTGGTACGCCTTCCATGAGCGCGTGGCCAAGGGCGTGGGCACCTCCGACGTCGCCTATTGGGCCGACCCCAAGATGGACGGCCTGGCCCTGGAAGTCATTTACGAGAACGGGCGGTACGTGCGCGGTGCCACGCGCGGCGACGGCCTGGTGGGCGAGGACGTGACCGGCAACATGCGCACGGTCATGAACCTGCCCATGACCCTCCACGGCGGCGACGTCCCCGAACTGATCGAGGTGCGCGGCGAGGTGATCATGTCCAACAAGGACTTTGCGGCCCTCAACGCGCGCCAGGAGGAGAAGGGCGACAAGGTCTTCGCCAACCCGCGCAACGCCGCGGCCGGGACCATCCGCCAGCTCGACCCCAAAGTGGCCGCTTCGCGCCCCCTGCGTTTCATGGCCTACGGCGTTGGCCGGGTGCAGTGGGCCGGCCGGGGAGCCGACTGGGCCACCCAGCAGGAGCTCATGGAAGGGCTGCGCGGCCTCGGGTTCGCCATTCCGCCCGACGTGAAGCTGTGTGCTTCGGCCAGGGAAGTGGCCGACTATTTCCAGAAACTGATGGCCATGCGGGCCACGCTGCCGTTCGAGATCGACGGCATGGTCGCCAAGGTCAACGATCGCGGGATGCAGGAGGCACTCGGCTATACCTCCCGCGCTCCGCGCTGGGCCCTGGCCCTCAAGTTTCCGGCGCACCAGACCAGAACACGGCTCAACGCCATCCGCATCCAGGTGGGCCGCACCGGCGTGCTCACCCCCGTGGCCGAACTCGAGCCCGTGGAACTGGCGGGCGTGGTGGTCTCCAACGCCACCCTGCACAACAAGGGGTACATCGCGGAGCGCGACCTGCGCGTCGGCGATACGGTTCTCATCCAGCGGGCGGGCGACGTCATCCCGCAGGTCCTGTCCGCCGACCTGGAGCAACGGCCCGACAACGCCGAACCCTTCACCTTTCCCGATACCTGTCCGGTCTGCGAGAGTCCGGCCGTGGAGGACGGTGAGCGGGTGGTCTGCACCAATCCCGCCTGCCCGGCCAAGACCGTGCAGCGGCTCATCCATTTCGTGTCCAAGGCGGGCCTGGACATGGAGGGCGTGGGCAAGCAGTGGGTCCGCAAGCTGGCCGAGGACGGCGTCCTGAACACCCCGGCCGACCTCTTCACCCTGAAGAAGACCGACCTGCTCAAGTACGAGCGCATGGGCGACAAGTCGGCGGAAAATTTCATCAAGGCCATCCAAAAAGCCAAGGAGGTGGCCCCCCTGTGGCGGTTGATCGCCGGGCTCGGCATTCGCCACATCGGCGAGCAGGCCGCGCGCGCTCTGGCCGCCCGGTTCAAGGATCTCGACGCGCTTTTTGCCTCCACTCTCGACGAGTTGACCGAGCTCGACGGCATTGGCGGCATCATGGCCGAATCCATCCTCGATTTCCGGGTGGACGCCTCCAACCGGGCGATGATCGAGCAGTTCAAGGAAGCGGGCCTTCATCCCGAGGGCGGCCCGGCCGCCGCCGCGTCCGACGACGCACCCCTTGCCGGGAAGGTCTTCCTGTTCACCGGGACCCTGCCCGTGACGCGCGACGAGGCCCACGCCATGGTCGAGGCGCGCGGCGGCGTGCCGGTCAAGTCCATCTCCAAAAAGGTGGACTACCTGGTGGCCGGCGAAAAGGCCGGTTCCAAGGTCGCCAAGGCCGAAAAGCTGGGAATTGAAGTCATTGACTTCGCCGCCTTTAAAGCATTACTCGAAGGCAAGACCGCAGCTAGGCAAAAGTCTCTTCTGGACTTTTAA
- a CDS encoding CPBP family intramembrane glutamic endopeptidase: MPTPFLWFEFLALFGLTPLLHALGWLPFPKIPLLLVFAGGCLIYLGKGGYLPKTEFSVFLHENRANLRAIALRSLAIALCSVLVVLVWAPDQLFSFPRTRPLLWAAVMLLYPLLSAFPQEAVYRAFLFRRYAPILQSDHARTWASVLAFSFLHIVFGNWVAVALTLPAGWIFARTYRRTGSLILASVEHAAYGCIVFTVGLGRFFYHPG, from the coding sequence ATGCCCACCCCGTTCCTCTGGTTTGAATTCCTGGCCCTCTTCGGCCTGACCCCGTTACTCCACGCGCTGGGCTGGTTGCCGTTTCCCAAAATCCCCCTGCTCCTCGTCTTTGCGGGCGGTTGCCTGATCTATCTCGGCAAGGGCGGATACCTTCCAAAAACGGAATTTTCCGTTTTTCTCCATGAAAACAGAGCCAATTTAAGGGCGATAGCCCTCCGTTCCCTGGCGATCGCCCTGTGTTCCGTGCTCGTGGTGCTCGTTTGGGCACCGGACCAACTCTTCAGCTTTCCCCGCACCAGACCGCTCCTGTGGGCGGCCGTCATGCTACTCTACCCCCTGCTTTCCGCCTTTCCGCAGGAAGCCGTCTACCGAGCTTTTCTCTTCCGTCGCTACGCCCCCATTCTGCAGTCGGACCACGCCCGGACCTGGGCCAGCGTCCTGGCCTTCTCCTTCCTGCACATCGTCTTCGGCAACTGGGTGGCCGTGGCCCTGACCCTCCCGGCAGGCTGGATCTTCGCCCGGACCTACCGCAGAACCGGCTCCCTGATCCTCGCCTCTGTGGAGCACGCCGCATACGGCTGCATCGTCTTCACCGTGGGCCTCGGCCGGTTCTTCTACCACCCCGGTTGA
- a CDS encoding potassium channel family protein codes for MRARLGSFWSIVLGVIYLFVIFLLGIGFYMIYEHWDLGSAFYMVVITLSTVGFMEVNQLSPEGRIFTAFLIMLGVGGFVYIAGAFAQVLMDGRLQILWGKHRMMKMISKLRNHFIVCGHGRIGSIVVQEIMNDGHDVVVIENDPGLIDKMEQEGILCLEGDATSDAVLMSAGLPYAKSLISAVTSEAANVYVTLTARQLNPTITIVARAGDKSHISRLELAGADRVVLPHFIGGLRMAQSVLRPTVTNFLELAVRGGIDLQMEELAVSPESELVDKDLIESKIRPNFNLIIIAIKKESGEMVFNPGPKEIIRANDTLLAVGKKTNLAELREIL; via the coding sequence ATGCGCGCCAGGCTGGGCTCCTTCTGGAGCATCGTCCTCGGCGTCATCTATCTCTTCGTCATCTTCCTGCTCGGCATCGGCTTCTACATGATCTACGAGCACTGGGACCTGGGCAGCGCCTTCTACATGGTGGTCATCACCCTCTCCACCGTGGGTTTCATGGAGGTCAACCAGCTCTCGCCGGAAGGGCGCATCTTCACGGCTTTCCTGATTATGCTCGGGGTGGGCGGCTTCGTGTATATCGCGGGCGCGTTCGCCCAGGTGCTCATGGACGGGCGACTGCAAATCTTGTGGGGTAAGCATAGAATGATGAAAATGATCAGCAAGTTGAGGAACCATTTCATCGTCTGCGGCCATGGCCGCATCGGCAGCATCGTGGTCCAGGAGATCATGAACGACGGCCACGACGTGGTGGTCATCGAGAACGATCCCGGCCTCATCGACAAGATGGAACAGGAGGGTATCCTGTGTCTCGAAGGCGACGCCACCAGCGATGCCGTGCTCATGAGCGCCGGGCTGCCCTACGCCAAGTCCTTGATCTCGGCCGTGACCAGCGAGGCGGCCAACGTCTACGTCACCCTGACCGCCCGCCAGCTCAATCCCACGATCACCATCGTGGCCCGTGCCGGGGACAAGTCGCACATCTCACGCCTGGAACTGGCCGGGGCCGACCGGGTGGTCCTGCCGCACTTCATCGGCGGACTGCGCATGGCCCAGAGCGTGCTCAGACCCACGGTGACCAACTTCCTCGAACTGGCCGTGCGCGGCGGCATCGACCTCCAGATGGAGGAGTTGGCCGTATCGCCCGAGTCGGAGCTGGTGGACAAGGACCTCATCGAGTCCAAGATCAGGCCCAACTTCAACCTGATCATCATCGCCATCAAGAAGGAGTCCGGGGAGATGGTCTTCAACCCCGGCCCGAAGGAGATCATCCGGGCCAACGACACGCTGCTGGCCGTGGGCAAGAAGACCAATCTGGCTGAACTCAGAGAAATTTTGTAA
- a CDS encoding Hpt domain-containing protein, which translates to MSKEIVDSKFLESMADRRPFMKRMFTVFISQEPKRIQSIKDALSSGDVEKLRHLAHSLKGGAATIGVERVRECCLQLEKACKTGDLDAALALMDQLEEEMRNAYEFMFNYLAEH; encoded by the coding sequence GTGAGCAAGGAAATAGTCGACAGCAAGTTCCTGGAATCAATGGCGGATCGTCGTCCGTTCATGAAACGGATGTTCACCGTGTTCATCTCCCAGGAACCCAAGAGGATCCAGAGCATTAAGGACGCCCTCTCCTCCGGCGACGTGGAAAAACTGCGCCACCTGGCCCATTCCCTCAAGGGTGGAGCCGCCACCATCGGCGTGGAGCGGGTGCGCGAGTGTTGCCTCCAGCTTGAAAAAGCCTGCAAGACCGGCGACTTGGACGCTGCCCTGGCGCTCATGGACCAGCTTGAGGAAGAGATGCGCAACGCCTACGAATTCATGTTCAATTACCTGGCCGAGCACTGA
- a CDS encoding substrate-binding periplasmic protein yields MFAVIHRRPLAVLLLLVLAGAFLMRPALAGDSVTFALFTRGWPPLEMVVDGEPRGAALDIFRVSMPEDAETFVLMLPASRSVLRTPGDRVYTRLECREWMGNADLYLWSDPVLRLRTVLLSRRNRPVEYRGESSLHNLTIGCIKSYNYPDVEPLFESGKAYRYDVNSDVVLLRMLKAGRVDVALFDEFTVRWVLRSSPELSVEDFYVSKRELGSSELRFAFNRHPGWASRLPEINERIRINRAAGVYREIMAHY; encoded by the coding sequence TTGTTCGCAGTGATTCATAGGCGGCCCCTTGCGGTCCTTCTGTTGCTGGTCCTGGCGGGGGCGTTCCTGATGCGTCCCGCCCTGGCAGGCGACTCGGTTACTTTCGCCCTGTTCACCAGGGGGTGGCCGCCGTTGGAGATGGTCGTGGACGGCGAACCCAGGGGGGCAGCCCTGGACATCTTTCGGGTCTCCATGCCCGAGGACGCCGAGACCTTCGTGCTGATGCTCCCCGCATCGCGCAGTGTGCTCAGAACGCCGGGGGACAGGGTTTATACCCGGCTGGAGTGCCGGGAATGGATGGGCAACGCCGACCTCTACCTGTGGAGCGATCCCGTTCTGAGGCTGCGAACGGTGTTGCTATCCAGACGGAACCGGCCCGTGGAGTACCGGGGTGAGTCCAGCCTGCACAACCTGACCATCGGCTGCATCAAGTCCTACAACTATCCCGATGTGGAGCCGCTGTTCGAGAGCGGCAAGGCCTACCGCTACGACGTGAACAGCGACGTGGTGCTGTTGCGCATGCTCAAGGCGGGCCGGGTCGACGTGGCCTTGTTCGACGAGTTTACGGTCCGCTGGGTCCTTCGCAGTTCCCCGGAGTTGAGCGTGGAGGATTTTTACGTCTCGAAACGGGAACTGGGCAGTTCGGAACTGCGGTTCGCCTTCAACCGGCATCCGGGCTGGGCATCCCGCCTGCCCGAGATCAACGAGCGCATCCGGATCAACCGGGCCGCCGGGGTCTACAGGGAGATCATGGCTCACTATTGA
- the dapB gene encoding 4-hydroxy-tetrahydrodipicolinate reductase: MTVDIVILGAKGRMGKTLIDMALADEKLNLVGACERKGHAEGLDYECAVSDCLEELLPNVPGAVVVDFTAPEASVAMSRTVAKYGNPAVIGTTGLNPEQQAELAESAKKTPIFWAPNMSVGINVLLKFLPQLVQALGEDYDMEMVETHHKMKKDSPSGTALKLAQVLAEARGWDYDEVKRHCRDGIIGERPKKQIGVQALRGGDVVGDHTMYFFGPGERIEITHRAHSRETFAAGALRAAKWLARQKPGKLYAMADIF, translated from the coding sequence ATGACTGTCGACATCGTCATCCTGGGTGCCAAGGGCCGGATGGGCAAGACCCTTATCGACATGGCTCTGGCCGACGAGAAACTGAACCTGGTGGGCGCGTGCGAGCGCAAGGGCCATGCGGAAGGCCTGGATTACGAGTGCGCCGTCTCCGACTGCCTCGAAGAACTGCTGCCCAACGTGCCCGGCGCGGTGGTCGTCGATTTCACCGCCCCCGAGGCTTCGGTGGCCATGTCCAGGACCGTCGCCAAATACGGCAACCCCGCGGTCATCGGCACCACCGGCCTGAACCCGGAACAGCAGGCCGAGTTGGCCGAGTCCGCCAAGAAAACCCCGATCTTCTGGGCTCCGAACATGTCCGTGGGCATCAACGTGCTGCTCAAGTTCCTGCCCCAGCTCGTCCAGGCCTTGGGCGAGGACTACGACATGGAAATGGTCGAGACGCATCACAAGATGAAAAAGGACTCCCCGAGCGGCACCGCCCTCAAGCTGGCCCAGGTCCTGGCCGAGGCGCGCGGCTGGGACTACGACGAGGTCAAGCGGCACTGCCGCGACGGCATCATCGGCGAACGCCCCAAAAAACAGATCGGCGTCCAGGCCCTGCGCGGCGGCGATGTGGTCGGCGACCATACCATGTACTTTTTCGGGCCCGGCGAACGTATCGAGATCACCCACCGCGCCCACTCCCGCGAGACCTTCGCGGCCGGCGCCCTGCGTGCCGCCAAATGGCTGGCCCGGCAGAAACCCGGCAAGCTCTACGCCATGGCCGACATCTTCTAG
- a CDS encoding MATE family efflux transporter — MHDRPAQQPQRHPFLDKPNRTLVRMALPVLFSLVAEPLTGLADTAFVARIPGSEPVAALGVGTMAFSAIFWAFAFLGIATQTEVAHSVGRGEEDRAIKVVSLAGLLAAGIGMGLLAASIWFLSPIASVFGAEGLVNDYACRYMFYRLLGAPAVLVTLACFGGLRGAQDMRTPLYVAVGINLVNVLLDWLLIFGHGSFPAMGVAGAAIASSVSQWIGAFWCLIAVYRTLGLTWRMRGAGLARLMRVGGDLFLRTGAVLVFLALCTRVANLFGADQGAAFQAIRQFFLFSALFLDAFAITGQSLVGYFMGADERDKAREVAKLVCWWSFGTGVALCLAMLLGTEMVAWLLVPPAAYAVFGPGWVVVSLSQPIGSLSFATDGIHWGTGDFAYLRNSMLVASAVGGACVLAVEISRPQHVLVYIWLASALWTFIRAGFGLARIWPGVGNAPLKG, encoded by the coding sequence GTGCACGACAGACCGGCACAACAGCCCCAACGACATCCCTTTCTGGACAAGCCCAACCGGACGCTCGTGCGCATGGCCTTGCCCGTGCTCTTTTCCCTGGTGGCCGAGCCGCTGACCGGCCTGGCCGACACCGCCTTCGTGGCGCGGATTCCCGGCTCGGAACCCGTGGCGGCCCTGGGCGTCGGCACCATGGCTTTTTCCGCCATCTTCTGGGCTTTCGCCTTCCTGGGCATCGCCACCCAGACCGAGGTGGCCCACAGCGTGGGCCGGGGCGAGGAAGACCGCGCGATCAAGGTGGTCTCCCTGGCCGGACTGCTGGCGGCGGGCATCGGCATGGGGCTCCTGGCCGCGTCCATCTGGTTTCTGTCGCCCATCGCCTCGGTCTTCGGGGCCGAGGGGCTGGTCAACGACTATGCCTGTCGGTATATGTTTTACCGGCTGCTGGGCGCGCCCGCGGTGCTGGTCACCCTGGCCTGTTTCGGCGGCTTGCGCGGGGCTCAGGACATGCGTACGCCGCTCTATGTGGCCGTGGGCATCAACCTGGTCAACGTCCTGCTGGACTGGCTGCTGATCTTCGGCCACGGGTCGTTTCCGGCCATGGGCGTGGCCGGCGCGGCCATCGCCAGCTCGGTCAGCCAGTGGATCGGGGCGTTCTGGTGCCTGATCGCGGTCTACCGGACCCTCGGCTTGACCTGGCGCATGCGCGGCGCCGGGCTGGCCCGGCTCATGCGCGTGGGCGGCGACCTGTTCCTGCGCACCGGGGCGGTGCTGGTCTTCCTGGCCCTGTGCACCCGGGTGGCCAATCTGTTCGGCGCGGACCAGGGCGCGGCCTTCCAGGCCATCCGGCAATTTTTCCTTTTTTCGGCACTGTTTCTCGACGCCTTCGCCATCACCGGGCAGAGCCTGGTCGGGTATTTCATGGGGGCGGACGAACGGGACAAGGCCCGCGAGGTGGCCAAACTGGTCTGCTGGTGGAGTTTCGGCACGGGCGTGGCCTTGTGCCTGGCCATGCTGCTGGGGACCGAGATGGTGGCTTGGCTGCTGGTGCCCCCGGCGGCCTACGCCGTGTTCGGGCCGGGCTGGGTGGTGGTCTCCCTGTCCCAGCCCATCGGCTCCCTGTCGTTCGCCACGGACGGCATCCACTGGGGCACCGGAGATTTCGCCTACCTGCGCAACAGCATGTTGGTGGCATCGGCCGTGGGCGGGGCGTGCGTCCTGGCCGTGGAGATATCCCGGCCGCAGCACGTGCTGGTCTACATCTGGCTGGCCTCGGCCCTGTGGACCTTCATTCGGGCGGGGTTCGGCCTGGCGCGCATATGGCCAGGCGTGGGCAATGCGCCGCTCAAGGGCTAG
- the uvrB gene encoding excinuclease ABC subunit UvrB has product MPDFKLVSEYTLKGDQPQAVAELIAGLNAGVRDQVLLGATGTGKTFTMANVVAQLNRPALILAPNKTLAAQLYTEFKGLFPDNAVEYFVSYYDYYQPEAYMPHSDVYIEKDSSINDDIDKMRHSATHALLTRRDVLLVASVSCIYGLGSPDFYAKMVIPVEEGQTMAMDSLLGRLVEIHYERNDYDFHRSSFRVRGDVVEIIPAYSREKALRIEFFGDEIDSITETDPLTGEVKDRLRKTVIYPGSHFVSDRDNVDRAINDIRDELQSRLAYLKRNNKLVEAQRLEQRTMYDLETIEELGYCNGIENYSRHLDGRVEGQPPSTLLDYFPDDFILFVDESHIALPQVGGMYRGDRSRKTTLVDFGFRLPSALDNRPLNYEEFQERIHQAVYVSATPGPLELDLAQGVVVEQIIRPTGLLDPEIEVRKTQGQIDDLLAECKKRQAKDERVLVTTLTKRMAEDLNDYLNQMGVQAKYLHSDIDTLERMAIIKALREGEFFVLVGINLLREGLDIPEVSLVAILDGDKEGFLRSTRSLIQTFGRAARNAGGRVILYADKVTDSMAAAMGETERRREKQQEYNLEHGITPTTIRKKVDNLFGELTGHADKGATVARAAEDGVDYGADQKTLNKTVKRLEREMREAARELEFERAAELRDRIARIRERMLELG; this is encoded by the coding sequence ATGCCGGATTTTAAACTTGTCAGCGAATATACCCTCAAGGGCGACCAGCCCCAGGCCGTGGCCGAGCTCATCGCCGGGCTGAACGCCGGCGTGCGCGATCAGGTCCTGCTCGGCGCCACGGGCACGGGCAAGACCTTCACCATGGCCAACGTGGTGGCTCAATTGAACCGCCCGGCCCTCATCCTGGCCCCGAACAAGACCCTGGCCGCCCAGCTCTACACCGAGTTCAAGGGGCTGTTCCCGGATAATGCGGTTGAATACTTCGTCAGTTATTACGACTATTACCAGCCCGAAGCGTACATGCCGCACTCGGACGTGTACATCGAGAAGGATTCGTCCATCAACGACGACATCGACAAGATGCGCCACTCGGCAACCCACGCGTTGCTGACGCGCCGGGACGTGCTCCTGGTGGCCTCCGTGTCGTGCATCTATGGCTTGGGCTCGCCCGATTTCTACGCCAAGATGGTCATCCCCGTGGAGGAGGGCCAGACCATGGCCATGGATTCCCTGCTCGGGCGGCTGGTGGAGATCCACTACGAGCGCAACGACTACGACTTCCACCGCAGCAGCTTCCGAGTGCGCGGCGATGTAGTCGAGATTATCCCGGCCTACAGCCGGGAGAAGGCGCTGCGCATCGAGTTCTTCGGCGACGAGATCGACTCCATCACCGAGACCGACCCGCTGACCGGTGAGGTCAAGGACCGGCTGCGCAAGACGGTCATCTACCCCGGCTCGCACTTCGTGTCCGACCGTGACAACGTAGACCGGGCCATCAACGACATCCGGGACGAACTCCAGTCCCGGCTGGCGTACCTCAAACGCAACAACAAGCTGGTCGAGGCACAGCGGCTGGAACAGCGGACCATGTACGACCTCGAGACCATCGAGGAGTTGGGCTACTGCAACGGCATCGAGAACTACTCGCGCCACCTGGACGGGCGCGTGGAAGGCCAGCCGCCGTCGACCCTGCTCGACTATTTCCCGGACGATTTCATCCTCTTCGTGGATGAGTCGCACATCGCCCTGCCCCAGGTGGGCGGCATGTACCGGGGCGACCGTTCGCGCAAGACCACCCTGGTGGACTTCGGTTTCCGCCTGCCTTCGGCCCTGGACAACCGGCCGCTCAACTACGAAGAGTTCCAGGAGCGCATCCACCAGGCGGTCTACGTTTCGGCCACGCCCGGCCCGCTGGAGCTGGACCTGGCCCAGGGCGTCGTCGTGGAGCAGATCATCCGGCCCACCGGGTTGCTGGATCCGGAGATCGAGGTGCGCAAGACGCAGGGACAGATTGACGATTTGCTGGCGGAGTGTAAGAAGAGGCAAGCAAAGGACGAGCGGGTCCTGGTGACCACGTTGACCAAGCGCATGGCCGAGGACCTGAACGACTACCTGAACCAGATGGGCGTCCAGGCCAAGTACCTGCATTCGGATATCGACACGCTCGAGCGCATGGCCATCATCAAGGCGCTTCGGGAAGGCGAGTTTTTTGTCCTGGTGGGCATCAACCTCCTGCGCGAGGGGCTGGATATTCCCGAGGTCTCCCTGGTGGCCATCCTGGACGGCGACAAGGAGGGCTTCCTGCGCTCCACGCGCTCGCTCATCCAGACCTTCGGCCGGGCCGCCCGCAACGCGGGCGGACGGGTCATCCTGTATGCGGACAAGGTCACGGACTCCATGGCCGCGGCCATGGGCGAGACCGAGCGCAGACGGGAGAAGCAGCAGGAGTACAACCTGGAGCACGGCATCACGCCGACGACCATCCGCAAGAAGGTGGACAACCTCTTCGGGGAACTCACGGGCCACGCCGACAAGGGGGCAACCGTGGCCAGGGCCGCCGAGGACGGCGTGGACTACGGCGCGGACCAGAAGACGCTGAACAAGACCGTCAAGCGGCTGGAGCGGGAGATGCGCGAGGCCGCCAGGGAACTCGAATTCGAACGGGCCGCGGAACTCCGGGACCGCATCGCCCGGATTCGCGAGCGCATGCTGGAGTTGGGGTAA
- the cls gene encoding cardiolipin synthase: MESLEMSFLLGLASLFYTAMEITGILTALIAIRETRTPQGAVAWAISLATFPIIALPLYWIFGRSKFHGYVDAMRTGRAEFQRRIGDRHDVPPVTPLSERELPHQPRTVFETLAESPYLGGNDMQLLVNGPDTFKAIFDAVEKAEKYVLIQFYIVRDDDLGKQLGELLVRKARQGVHIRFLYDELGSYKTPAAYWDALHAAGVEAFPFHTTRGPGNRFQLNFRNHRKIVVVDGHTAFVGGHNVGTEYLGGKDNGYGGWRDTHARISGPAVLPIQVCFGKDWYWATSEVPDLDLSMPAKQGKAEVLALPTGPVDALENCSLMFIQAIASAKERFWIASPYFVPDTSVMKALQMAAMRGVDVRIMLPKRPDHLMVYMAGFACLKELVQPGIRVFRYVDGFLHQKVFLADNALAGVGTANLDNRSFRLNFEITMLVEDPDFCKDIETMFLDDFNHCVETGTNEFDGKNIFQQTVIRFARLLSPIL, from the coding sequence ATGGAATCTTTGGAAATGTCCTTCCTGCTCGGCTTGGCCAGCCTGTTCTATACCGCGATGGAGATAACGGGTATCCTCACCGCGCTCATCGCCATCCGCGAGACCCGCACACCGCAGGGAGCCGTGGCCTGGGCCATCTCCCTGGCCACCTTCCCGATCATCGCCCTGCCCCTGTACTGGATCTTCGGCCGGTCCAAGTTCCACGGCTACGTGGACGCCATGCGCACCGGCCGGGCCGAGTTCCAACGGCGCATCGGGGACCGCCACGACGTGCCTCCCGTCACCCCCCTGTCCGAACGCGAACTCCCGCACCAGCCCCGCACGGTCTTCGAGACCCTGGCCGAGTCACCCTATCTCGGCGGCAACGACATGCAACTGCTGGTCAACGGCCCCGACACCTTCAAAGCCATCTTCGACGCTGTCGAAAAAGCCGAAAAATACGTGCTCATCCAGTTCTACATCGTCCGCGACGACGACTTGGGCAAACAGCTCGGCGAGCTCCTCGTCCGCAAGGCCCGCCAAGGGGTCCACATCCGCTTCCTCTACGACGAACTGGGCAGCTACAAGACCCCGGCCGCCTACTGGGACGCCCTGCACGCCGCCGGAGTCGAGGCCTTTCCCTTCCACACCACGCGCGGTCCGGGCAACCGCTTCCAGCTCAACTTCCGCAACCACCGCAAGATCGTGGTCGTGGACGGCCACACCGCTTTTGTCGGCGGGCACAACGTGGGCACCGAATACCTCGGCGGCAAGGACAACGGCTACGGCGGCTGGCGCGACACCCACGCCCGCATCTCCGGCCCGGCCGTGCTGCCCATCCAGGTCTGCTTTGGCAAGGACTGGTACTGGGCCACCAGCGAGGTCCCGGACCTGGACCTGTCCATGCCCGCAAAACAGGGCAAGGCCGAAGTCCTGGCCCTTCCCACAGGCCCGGTGGACGCCCTGGAAAACTGCTCCCTCATGTTCATTCAGGCCATCGCCTCGGCCAAAGAACGATTCTGGATTGCCAGCCCCTACTTCGTGCCCGACACCTCGGTCATGAAGGCCTTGCAGATGGCCGCCATGCGCGGCGTGGACGTGCGCATCATGCTGCCCAAGCGGCCCGACCACCTGATGGTCTACATGGCCGGATTCGCCTGCCTCAAGGAACTCGTCCAGCCCGGCATCCGCGTCTTCCGCTACGTCGACGGCTTCCTGCACCAGAAGGTCTTCCTGGCCGACAACGCCCTGGCGGGCGTGGGCACCGCCAACCTCGACAACCGCTCCTTCCGGCTCAATTTCGAAATCACCATGCTCGTCGAAGACCCCGACTTCTGCAAGGATATCGAAACCATGTTCCTCGACGACTTCAACCATTGCGTCGAGACCGGGACCAACGAGTTCGACGGAAAAAACATCTTCCAGCAAACCGTCATCCGCTTCGCCCGCCTGCTGTCGCCCATTTTGTAG